One genomic window of Megachile rotundata isolate GNS110a chromosome 12, iyMegRotu1, whole genome shotgun sequence includes the following:
- the gek gene encoding serine/threonine-protein kinase gek isoform X2, whose product MSDSSQHQYNQPPPDIMPKGLAINGIGGRLRQLESLFIDGPAQGEGRVGHTFSIETLIDILLVLYDECCNSSLRREKTVSDFIEFVKPVATCIKSLQLAREDFEIVKVIGRGAFGEVCVVRMRGSDKVFAMKILNKWEMLKRAETACFREERDVLVYGDRRWITNLHYAFQDDNNLYLVMDYYCGGDLLTLLSKFEDRLPEDMARFYIAEMVLAIVSIHDLHYVHRDIKPDNVLLDANGHIRLADFGSCLRLFEDGTVQSNVAVGTPDYISPEILRAMEDGQGLYGPECDWWSLGVCMYEMLYGETPFYAESLLETYGKIMNHKNCFDFPTDDMYDVSEEAKDLMRKLICSSEFRLGQNGIDDFKKHPWFEGVNWETLRDSTAPYIPEVSSPTDTSNFDVDDTDVRNSDAVPPAANSAFSALHLPFVGFSFTQGSCISDLGCLSAVAQKDKRVQLLEKENAQLTQTLEELKKQISMSHSPPGISPDSNNATRKLQDEINTLTKRNCELESQLKSMEVPRELRSLDNGDMTKLRELEKLVRLLRAEKEEAVKDKLDAQEKLKLQDKELKDALTQRKLAMAEYTEVTDKLSELRQQKQKLSRQVRDKEEELEVVMQKVDSLRHDIRKAEKLRRELENRVEEAMAETSKERKLRERSEEYCKQMQEETEKIRQRSMGNDASANHALATQEINRLKAEVEKLEVQYNENLNQQQSRFNLEIRSLQEQLHETETRRDLLEREVQLTKEKLDAARLENITDSEETINELSRRHEREKIMLVEENKKLMLELSTLTDSVNRIQGERRQLEEEYEELRNKKEAIAQWEAQITEIIQWVSDEKDARGYLQALATKMTEELEFLKHSGGVGGVGSGSTMADKNWRNRRSQKLDKMELLNLQSSLQSEIQAKQAISEELTKTRSDLIAAQKELRDFRQRFDALTHEIKRKELQIKELQARLDTGDGFLERPTSQMSYLEHFLKETASSTRHGSADSVEADIEDNRAPSISSSKSNLSELSIDPTSPLSHELLNKSSTSHGQPTLQPKPKSHQFLVRTFSAPTKCNHCTSLMVGLTRQGVVCEVCGFACHMPCCDKVPPMCPVPHDQTKRPLGIDPTRGIGTAYEGYVKVPKMGGVKKGWVRQFVVVCDFKLFLYDISPDRNALPSVYVSQVLDMRDEEFSVSSVRDSDVIHATKKDIPCIFRITTSLLEPPGLRNHTLMLADTESEKAKWVVALSELHRILKKNNLPNTTIFRAKELLDNTLALIKNVMSGAIIDPDRLVIGTEEGLFCLDLDRSEIARVGEGKKIYLLEYVTEEQLIVVLSGKQRHVRLVPVRALDGDEVEWIKVAETKGCITLTTGVVRRSPLTYCLCVAIKKQNTSQVIIYEITRTKTRHKRIRELMLSCHAQTLQILSEGRFCVGYPSGFSIYSILGDHHPIPLVHSENTLLGFLTYSPVDALRCIELPRGEFLLVFHTLAVYVDSQGRKSRDREIMYPAVPTAVSYCEGYLLVYSETHIDVFDCTTGDWLQTLNVKRARPLNTSGSLTSCIINDMPHVIFLSNLHQRELLNLTPLDASGRQMTRPRRRFSLREGNRAVRPTDRRSKMISAPTNFNHISHMGPGNGIQIQRLLDLPTTLETADQQHSGHHSSSHLHSSQQRLYGPALQAPSKPAPLPPRHPPSDTRRLSSHISRNSGYSPHNGSTSSRRGPAPQRPTATPPSLPRTPVDQVDSESVHLRSHTPLSLGSIASLHDKEHTSGGSPRHSIASNNSSNPSTPPSPAHDHGSSSYDS is encoded by the exons ATGTCAGATTCATCGCAGCACCAATACAATCAACCTCCTCCTGATATTATGCCAAAAGGACTTGCAATCAATG gcATAGGAGGCAGGTTACGCCAGTTAGAATCTCTTTTCATCGATGGTCCTGCACAAGGAGAAGGAAGAGTGGGCCATACATTTTCTATCGAGACACTTATTGACATTTTACTTGTCTTGTACGATGAATGTTGCAATTCTTCCTTACGGCGTGAGAAGACTGTTTCAGATTTCATTGAATTTG taaAACCTGTGGCAACTTGCATAAAGAGTTTGCAATTGGCACGTGAAGATTTTGAGATAGTAAAAGTTATTGGCAGAGGTGCATTTGGGGAAGTATGTGTTGTAAGAATGCGAGGTTCGGACAAAGTATTTGCaatgaaaattttgaacaagTGGGAGATGCTAAAGCGTGCAGAAACTGCATGCTTTAGAGAGGAACGAGATGTACTGGTGTACGGTGATCGAAGATGGATCACAAATCTTCATTATGCCTTTCAAGATGACAATAATTTG TATTTGGTCATGGATTATTACTGTGGTGGAGACTTGTTAACACTATTGAGCAAATTTGAAGATCGCCTTCCTGAAGACATGGCTCGTTTTTATATAGCTGAAATGGTTCTGGCTATTGTGTCCATACATGACTTACATTATGTACACCGCGATATTAAACCTGATAATGTTTTATTAGATGCAAATGGTCACATTAGATTAGCAGATTTTGGATCTTGTTTACGATTGTTTGAAGATGGAACTGTACAAAGTAATGTTGCTGTTGGTACACCAGACTATATTTCACCAGAAATATTAAGG GCAATGGAAGATGGACAAGGACTGTATGGGCCTGAATGTGATTGGTGGTCTTTAggagtatgtatgtatgaaatgTTGTATGGAGAAACACCTTTTTACGCAGAATCTTTACTCGAAACTTACGGGAAAATTATGAACCACAAg AATTGCTTTGACTTCCCAACAGATGATATGTATGATGTTTCTGAAGAAGCTAAGGATTTAATGAGAAAATTAATATGTAGCTCAGAATTTAGATTAGGTCAAAATGGAATTGATGATTTTAAGAAACACCCATGGTTTGAAGGAGTAAACTGGGAAACTCTTAGAGACAGTACTGCACCTTACATTCCTGAAGTTTCCTCGCCAACTGATACGTCAAACTTTGACGTTGACGATACAGATGTTCGCAATTCTGATGCTGTTCCACCAGCAGCAAATTCCGCGTTTTCTGCACTTCACTTACCGTTCGTTGGTTTTAGTTTTACTCAAGGCAGTTGCATATCGGATCTGGGTTGTTTATCCGCCGTTGCTCAGAAGGATAAGCGTGTGCAGTTGCTCGAGAAAGAAAATGCACAATTAACGCAAACTTTGGAGGAGTTAAAAAAACAAATTAGCATGAGTCATTCTCCTCCTGGAATATCACCAGATTCTAATAACGCAACGAGGAAACTTCAAGATGAAATAAATACACTTACCAAACGTAATTGTGAGCTAGAATCACAATTAAAGTCTATGGAAGTTCCACGTGAATTACGCAGCTTAGATAATGGTGATATGACCAAATTACGGGAATTAGAAAAACTAGTACGATTGCTTCGAGCAGAAAAGGAAGAAGCTGTTAAAGATAAGTTAGATGCACAAGAAAAACTTAAACTTCAAGACAAGGAACTGAAAGATGCTTTGACTCAGCGTAAACTTGCGATGGCAGAATATACTGAAGTTACGGATAAATTGTCAGAATTGAgacaacaaaaacaaaaattgtctAGACAAGTTAGAGATAAAGAAGAAGAATTAGAGGTTGTAATGCAGAAGGTTGATAGTTTGCGGCATGATATTCGGAAAGCCGAGAAATTACGTAGGGAACTCGAGAACAGAGTAGAGGAAGCAATGGCTGAAACaagtaaagaaagaaaattacgAGAGCGTAGTGAAGAATATTGCAAACAAATGCAAGAGGAAACGGAAAAGATTAGACAGAGATCTATGGGAAATGATGCAAGCGCAAATCATGCGTTAGCAACGCAAGAAATTAACAGATTAAAAGCGGAAGTAGAAAAGCTCGAAGTTCAAtacaatgaaaatttgaatcagCAACAAAGTAGGTTCAACCTCGAAATTCGTAGCCTTCAGGAACAACTGCACGAAACCGAAACGAGACGAGATTTGTTAGAAAGAGAAGTTCAATTAACGAAGGAAAAACTAGATGCTGCGAGATTGGAAAATATTACCGATAGCGAAGAGACTATCAACGAATTAAGTAGACGTCACGAGAGGGAAAAAATTATGCTAGTCGAAGAGAATAAAAAACTTATGTTAGAACTTAGTACTCTTACCGATAGTGTTAACCGAATACAAGGGGAGAGACGTCAATTAGAAGAAGAATACGAAGAGTTGAGAAACAAGAAGGAAGCTATTGCACAGTGGGAAGCGCAGATCACAGAAATTATTCAATGGGTATCTGATGAGAAAGATGCAAGAGGGTATTTGCAG gcATTAGCCACGAAAATGACTGAAGAATTAGAGTTTTTAAAGCACTCTGGAGGTGTAGGAGGTGTAGGAAGTGGTTCTACAATGGCGGATAAGAACTGGAGGAATCGCAGATCACAGAAACTTGATAAAATGGAGCTTCTGAATTTACAAAGTTCTTTGCAAAGTGAAATTCAAGCTAAGCAAGCGATATCTGAAGAACTTACGAAGACGCGTTCAGATCTGATAGCTGCTcaaaa GGAATTAAGAGACTTTAGACAGCGGTTCGATGCACTTACGCACGAGATAAAACGCAAAGAACTGCAAATAAAAGAGTTGCAAGCAAGGCTTGACACAGGCGATGGCT TTCTAGAACGTCCTACATCTCAAATGTCATATTTGGAACATTTTTTGAAAGAAACTGCAAGCAGCACCCGTCACGGAAGCGCAGATAGCGTTGAAGCCGATATTGAAGATAACAGAGCACCAAGTATTTCTAGCAGTAAAAGCAATTTATCTGAACTGAGCATT GATCCAACGTCACCGTTATCCCATGAACTTTTGAATAAGTCATCTACATCACATGGACAGCCCACTCTTCAACCAAAACCAAAATCTCACCAGTTTTTAGTAAGAACATTTTCAGCTCCAACAAAGTGCAATCATTGCACTTCATTGATGGTGGGTTTAACAAGGCAAGGAGTAGTGTGCGAAGTTTGCGGTTTCGCATGTCATATGCCTTGCTGTGATAAGGTTCCACCAATGTGTCCTGTACCACATGATCAAA CAAAACGACCTTTGGGTATTGATCCAACAAGAGGAATAGGTACAGCTTACGAAGGGTATGTCAAAGTGCCAAAAATGGGAGGAGTAAAAAAGGGTTGGGTCCGTCAATTTGTGGTTGTCTGCGACTTCAAGTTATTTCTTTACGACATTTCGCCAGATCGTAATGCATTACCCTCTGTGTATGTGTCTCAAGTCTTAGACATGCGAGATGAAGAATTTAGCGTTAGTTCTGTTCGAGATTCGGATGTCATACATGCCACGAAAAAAGACATTCCGTGCATATTTAGG ATAACAACGTCTTTGCTAGAACCGCCTGGTTTAAGGAATCACACGTTGATGCTTGCAGACACTGAAAGTGAGAAAGCAAAATGGGTAGTTGCTTTGAGTGAACTGCATAGAATACTAAAGAAAAATAATCTTCCTAATACAACG ATTTTTAGAGCGAAAGAATTATTAGATAATACATTGGCGCTTATTAAAAATGTGATGTCAGGAGCAATTATTGATCCAGATCGTCTAGTCATTGGTACAGAAGAAGGCCTCTTCTGTTTAGATTTAGATCGTAGTG AGATTGCAAGAGTCGGAGAAGGAAAGAAGATATACTTATTGGAATATGTAACAGAAGAACAATTAATTGTAGTTTTAAGTGGAAAACAACGTCATGTACGGCTGGTTCCAGTACGTGCATTAGATGGGGACGAAGTTGAATGGATTAAAGTTGCAGAGACTAAAGGATGCATTACTTTAACGACAGGAGTAGTACGCCGTAGTCCATTAACTTATTGTTTGTGTGTTGCCATCAAAAAACAG AATACATCACAAGTGATCATCTATGAAATTACGCGTACCAAAACACGTCACAAACGTATACGTGAATTGATGTTATCATGTCACGCACAAACTTTGCAAATTCTCTCTGAGGGTCGATTCTGTGTCGGTTATCCTTCTGGCTTTTCTATCTACAGCATTTTAGGAGACCATCACCCTATTC CATTGGTCCATTCTGAGAATACGCTCTTAGGCTTTCTCACGTACAGCCCTGTGGATGCTTTACGTTGTATCGAATTACCTCGTGGTGAATTCTTATTAGTCTTCCATACATTGGCAGTTTATGTCGATAGCCAAGGCAGGAAAAGCAGAGATCGAGAAATTATGTATCCTGCTGTTCCTACAGCAGTTA GTTATTGTGAGGGATACTTGCTAGTTTATAGTGAAACTCACATTGACGTGTTTGATTGTACAACTGGAGATTGGTTACAAACGCTTAATGTTAAACGAGCAAGACCATTGAATACTTCAGGCTCTCTAACATCTTGTATTATCAATGACATGCCACATGTTATTTTTCTGAGCAATTTACATCAAC GAGAACTACTCAATTTAACACCATTAGATGCTAGCGGTAGACAAATGACTAGACCACGGAGAAGATTTTCATTACGGGAAGGAAATAGAGCTGTTCGTCCTACCGACAGACGTTCAAAAATGATATCTGCTCCCACGAATTTCAACCATATCAGTCACATGGGTCCAGGTAATGGAATACAG ATTCAACGGCTGCTAGATTTGCCTACCACTCTTGAAACCGCTGATCAACAACATAGTGGTCATCACAGTAGTTCTCACCTTCATAGCAGTCAGCAAAGA TTATATGGTCCAGCACTCCAAGCGCCAAGTAAACCAGCACCACTGCCGCCAAGGCATCCTCCTTCTGATACACGACGTCTTAGTTCTCATATATCTAGAAATTCAGGATACTCGCCGCATAATG GTTCGACATCATCACGCAGAGGACCGGCACCCCAACGACCAACTGCTACTCCGCCTTCGTTACCACGTACTCCTGTGGACCAAGTTGATTCGGAGTCTGTGCATCTACGATCGCATACTCCACTTTCTCTTGGTAGCATTGCATCTTTACATGACAAG GAACATACTTCTGGTGGAAGTCCTAGACATTCAATAGCTTCAAACAACAGTTCAAATCCATCGACGCCACCAAGTCCCGCTCACGATCATGGTTCATCTTCGTATGACTCataa
- the gek gene encoding serine/threonine-protein kinase gek isoform X1, with protein MSDSSQHQYNQPPPDIMPKGLAINGIGGRLRQLESLFIDGPAQGEGRVGHTFSIETLIDILLVLYDECCNSSLRREKTVSDFIEFVKPVATCIKSLQLAREDFEIVKVIGRGAFGEVCVVRMRGSDKVFAMKILNKWEMLKRAETACFREERDVLVYGDRRWITNLHYAFQDDNNLYLVMDYYCGGDLLTLLSKFEDRLPEDMARFYIAEMVLAIVSIHDLHYVHRDIKPDNVLLDANGHIRLADFGSCLRLFEDGTVQSNVAVGTPDYISPEILRAMEDGQGLYGPECDWWSLGVCMYEMLYGETPFYAESLLETYGKIMNHKNCFDFPTDDMYDVSEEAKDLMRKLICSSEFRLGQNGIDDFKKHPWFEGVNWETLRDSTAPYIPEVSSPTDTSNFDVDDTDVRNSDAVPPAANSAFSALHLPFVGFSFTQGSCISDLGCLSAVAQKDKRVQLLEKENAQLTQTLEELKKQISMSHSPPGISPDSNNATRKLQDEINTLTKRNCELESQLKSMEVPRELRSLDNGDMTKLRELEKLVRLLRAEKEEAVKDKLDAQEKLKLQDKELKDALTQRKLAMAEYTEVTDKLSELRQQKQKLSRQVRDKEEELEVVMQKVDSLRHDIRKAEKLRRELENRVEEAMAETSKERKLRERSEEYCKQMQEETEKIRQRSMGNDASANHALATQEINRLKAEVEKLEVQYNENLNQQQSRFNLEIRSLQEQLHETETRRDLLEREVQLTKEKLDAARLENITDSEETINELSRRHEREKIMLVEENKKLMLELSTLTDSVNRIQGERRQLEEEYEELRNKKEAIAQWEAQITEIIQWVSDEKDARGYLQALATKMTEELEFLKHSGGVGGVGSGSTMADKNWRNRRSQKLDKMELLNLQSSLQSEIQAKQAISEELTKTRSDLIAAQKELRDFRQRFDALTHEIKRKELQIKELQARLDTGDGSVLSSKTSSKSPNIVSTKPQRIIVHQPSSPLPVMRAPRVTTCRLLTRFVPVNTFISQNAVAIVSPPVLERPTSQMSYLEHFLKETASSTRHGSADSVEADIEDNRAPSISSSKSNLSELSIDPTSPLSHELLNKSSTSHGQPTLQPKPKSHQFLVRTFSAPTKCNHCTSLMVGLTRQGVVCEVCGFACHMPCCDKVPPMCPVPHDQTKRPLGIDPTRGIGTAYEGYVKVPKMGGVKKGWVRQFVVVCDFKLFLYDISPDRNALPSVYVSQVLDMRDEEFSVSSVRDSDVIHATKKDIPCIFRITTSLLEPPGLRNHTLMLADTESEKAKWVVALSELHRILKKNNLPNTTIFRAKELLDNTLALIKNVMSGAIIDPDRLVIGTEEGLFCLDLDRSEIARVGEGKKIYLLEYVTEEQLIVVLSGKQRHVRLVPVRALDGDEVEWIKVAETKGCITLTTGVVRRSPLTYCLCVAIKKQNTSQVIIYEITRTKTRHKRIRELMLSCHAQTLQILSEGRFCVGYPSGFSIYSILGDHHPIPLVHSENTLLGFLTYSPVDALRCIELPRGEFLLVFHTLAVYVDSQGRKSRDREIMYPAVPTAVSYCEGYLLVYSETHIDVFDCTTGDWLQTLNVKRARPLNTSGSLTSCIINDMPHVIFLSNLHQRELLNLTPLDASGRQMTRPRRRFSLREGNRAVRPTDRRSKMISAPTNFNHISHMGPGNGIQIQRLLDLPTTLETADQQHSGHHSSSHLHSSQQRLYGPALQAPSKPAPLPPRHPPSDTRRLSSHISRNSGYSPHNGSTSSRRGPAPQRPTATPPSLPRTPVDQVDSESVHLRSHTPLSLGSIASLHDKEHTSGGSPRHSIASNNSSNPSTPPSPAHDHGSSSYDS; from the exons ATGTCAGATTCATCGCAGCACCAATACAATCAACCTCCTCCTGATATTATGCCAAAAGGACTTGCAATCAATG gcATAGGAGGCAGGTTACGCCAGTTAGAATCTCTTTTCATCGATGGTCCTGCACAAGGAGAAGGAAGAGTGGGCCATACATTTTCTATCGAGACACTTATTGACATTTTACTTGTCTTGTACGATGAATGTTGCAATTCTTCCTTACGGCGTGAGAAGACTGTTTCAGATTTCATTGAATTTG taaAACCTGTGGCAACTTGCATAAAGAGTTTGCAATTGGCACGTGAAGATTTTGAGATAGTAAAAGTTATTGGCAGAGGTGCATTTGGGGAAGTATGTGTTGTAAGAATGCGAGGTTCGGACAAAGTATTTGCaatgaaaattttgaacaagTGGGAGATGCTAAAGCGTGCAGAAACTGCATGCTTTAGAGAGGAACGAGATGTACTGGTGTACGGTGATCGAAGATGGATCACAAATCTTCATTATGCCTTTCAAGATGACAATAATTTG TATTTGGTCATGGATTATTACTGTGGTGGAGACTTGTTAACACTATTGAGCAAATTTGAAGATCGCCTTCCTGAAGACATGGCTCGTTTTTATATAGCTGAAATGGTTCTGGCTATTGTGTCCATACATGACTTACATTATGTACACCGCGATATTAAACCTGATAATGTTTTATTAGATGCAAATGGTCACATTAGATTAGCAGATTTTGGATCTTGTTTACGATTGTTTGAAGATGGAACTGTACAAAGTAATGTTGCTGTTGGTACACCAGACTATATTTCACCAGAAATATTAAGG GCAATGGAAGATGGACAAGGACTGTATGGGCCTGAATGTGATTGGTGGTCTTTAggagtatgtatgtatgaaatgTTGTATGGAGAAACACCTTTTTACGCAGAATCTTTACTCGAAACTTACGGGAAAATTATGAACCACAAg AATTGCTTTGACTTCCCAACAGATGATATGTATGATGTTTCTGAAGAAGCTAAGGATTTAATGAGAAAATTAATATGTAGCTCAGAATTTAGATTAGGTCAAAATGGAATTGATGATTTTAAGAAACACCCATGGTTTGAAGGAGTAAACTGGGAAACTCTTAGAGACAGTACTGCACCTTACATTCCTGAAGTTTCCTCGCCAACTGATACGTCAAACTTTGACGTTGACGATACAGATGTTCGCAATTCTGATGCTGTTCCACCAGCAGCAAATTCCGCGTTTTCTGCACTTCACTTACCGTTCGTTGGTTTTAGTTTTACTCAAGGCAGTTGCATATCGGATCTGGGTTGTTTATCCGCCGTTGCTCAGAAGGATAAGCGTGTGCAGTTGCTCGAGAAAGAAAATGCACAATTAACGCAAACTTTGGAGGAGTTAAAAAAACAAATTAGCATGAGTCATTCTCCTCCTGGAATATCACCAGATTCTAATAACGCAACGAGGAAACTTCAAGATGAAATAAATACACTTACCAAACGTAATTGTGAGCTAGAATCACAATTAAAGTCTATGGAAGTTCCACGTGAATTACGCAGCTTAGATAATGGTGATATGACCAAATTACGGGAATTAGAAAAACTAGTACGATTGCTTCGAGCAGAAAAGGAAGAAGCTGTTAAAGATAAGTTAGATGCACAAGAAAAACTTAAACTTCAAGACAAGGAACTGAAAGATGCTTTGACTCAGCGTAAACTTGCGATGGCAGAATATACTGAAGTTACGGATAAATTGTCAGAATTGAgacaacaaaaacaaaaattgtctAGACAAGTTAGAGATAAAGAAGAAGAATTAGAGGTTGTAATGCAGAAGGTTGATAGTTTGCGGCATGATATTCGGAAAGCCGAGAAATTACGTAGGGAACTCGAGAACAGAGTAGAGGAAGCAATGGCTGAAACaagtaaagaaagaaaattacgAGAGCGTAGTGAAGAATATTGCAAACAAATGCAAGAGGAAACGGAAAAGATTAGACAGAGATCTATGGGAAATGATGCAAGCGCAAATCATGCGTTAGCAACGCAAGAAATTAACAGATTAAAAGCGGAAGTAGAAAAGCTCGAAGTTCAAtacaatgaaaatttgaatcagCAACAAAGTAGGTTCAACCTCGAAATTCGTAGCCTTCAGGAACAACTGCACGAAACCGAAACGAGACGAGATTTGTTAGAAAGAGAAGTTCAATTAACGAAGGAAAAACTAGATGCTGCGAGATTGGAAAATATTACCGATAGCGAAGAGACTATCAACGAATTAAGTAGACGTCACGAGAGGGAAAAAATTATGCTAGTCGAAGAGAATAAAAAACTTATGTTAGAACTTAGTACTCTTACCGATAGTGTTAACCGAATACAAGGGGAGAGACGTCAATTAGAAGAAGAATACGAAGAGTTGAGAAACAAGAAGGAAGCTATTGCACAGTGGGAAGCGCAGATCACAGAAATTATTCAATGGGTATCTGATGAGAAAGATGCAAGAGGGTATTTGCAG gcATTAGCCACGAAAATGACTGAAGAATTAGAGTTTTTAAAGCACTCTGGAGGTGTAGGAGGTGTAGGAAGTGGTTCTACAATGGCGGATAAGAACTGGAGGAATCGCAGATCACAGAAACTTGATAAAATGGAGCTTCTGAATTTACAAAGTTCTTTGCAAAGTGAAATTCAAGCTAAGCAAGCGATATCTGAAGAACTTACGAAGACGCGTTCAGATCTGATAGCTGCTcaaaa GGAATTAAGAGACTTTAGACAGCGGTTCGATGCACTTACGCACGAGATAAAACGCAAAGAACTGCAAATAAAAGAGTTGCAAGCAAGGCTTGACACAGGCGATGGCT CTGTCCTATCCAGCAAAACGTCAAGCAAATCTCCAAACATCGTTAGCACCAAACCCCAACGCATCATCGTACATCAGCCGTCGTCACCCCTACCAGTAATGCGTGCTCCCCGCGTCACGACATGTCGCTTATTAACTAGATTTGTTCCCGTCAACACATTCATCAGTCAGAATGCCGTCGCCATCGTATCGCCACCCG TTCTAGAACGTCCTACATCTCAAATGTCATATTTGGAACATTTTTTGAAAGAAACTGCAAGCAGCACCCGTCACGGAAGCGCAGATAGCGTTGAAGCCGATATTGAAGATAACAGAGCACCAAGTATTTCTAGCAGTAAAAGCAATTTATCTGAACTGAGCATT GATCCAACGTCACCGTTATCCCATGAACTTTTGAATAAGTCATCTACATCACATGGACAGCCCACTCTTCAACCAAAACCAAAATCTCACCAGTTTTTAGTAAGAACATTTTCAGCTCCAACAAAGTGCAATCATTGCACTTCATTGATGGTGGGTTTAACAAGGCAAGGAGTAGTGTGCGAAGTTTGCGGTTTCGCATGTCATATGCCTTGCTGTGATAAGGTTCCACCAATGTGTCCTGTACCACATGATCAAA CAAAACGACCTTTGGGTATTGATCCAACAAGAGGAATAGGTACAGCTTACGAAGGGTATGTCAAAGTGCCAAAAATGGGAGGAGTAAAAAAGGGTTGGGTCCGTCAATTTGTGGTTGTCTGCGACTTCAAGTTATTTCTTTACGACATTTCGCCAGATCGTAATGCATTACCCTCTGTGTATGTGTCTCAAGTCTTAGACATGCGAGATGAAGAATTTAGCGTTAGTTCTGTTCGAGATTCGGATGTCATACATGCCACGAAAAAAGACATTCCGTGCATATTTAGG ATAACAACGTCTTTGCTAGAACCGCCTGGTTTAAGGAATCACACGTTGATGCTTGCAGACACTGAAAGTGAGAAAGCAAAATGGGTAGTTGCTTTGAGTGAACTGCATAGAATACTAAAGAAAAATAATCTTCCTAATACAACG ATTTTTAGAGCGAAAGAATTATTAGATAATACATTGGCGCTTATTAAAAATGTGATGTCAGGAGCAATTATTGATCCAGATCGTCTAGTCATTGGTACAGAAGAAGGCCTCTTCTGTTTAGATTTAGATCGTAGTG AGATTGCAAGAGTCGGAGAAGGAAAGAAGATATACTTATTGGAATATGTAACAGAAGAACAATTAATTGTAGTTTTAAGTGGAAAACAACGTCATGTACGGCTGGTTCCAGTACGTGCATTAGATGGGGACGAAGTTGAATGGATTAAAGTTGCAGAGACTAAAGGATGCATTACTTTAACGACAGGAGTAGTACGCCGTAGTCCATTAACTTATTGTTTGTGTGTTGCCATCAAAAAACAG AATACATCACAAGTGATCATCTATGAAATTACGCGTACCAAAACACGTCACAAACGTATACGTGAATTGATGTTATCATGTCACGCACAAACTTTGCAAATTCTCTCTGAGGGTCGATTCTGTGTCGGTTATCCTTCTGGCTTTTCTATCTACAGCATTTTAGGAGACCATCACCCTATTC CATTGGTCCATTCTGAGAATACGCTCTTAGGCTTTCTCACGTACAGCCCTGTGGATGCTTTACGTTGTATCGAATTACCTCGTGGTGAATTCTTATTAGTCTTCCATACATTGGCAGTTTATGTCGATAGCCAAGGCAGGAAAAGCAGAGATCGAGAAATTATGTATCCTGCTGTTCCTACAGCAGTTA GTTATTGTGAGGGATACTTGCTAGTTTATAGTGAAACTCACATTGACGTGTTTGATTGTACAACTGGAGATTGGTTACAAACGCTTAATGTTAAACGAGCAAGACCATTGAATACTTCAGGCTCTCTAACATCTTGTATTATCAATGACATGCCACATGTTATTTTTCTGAGCAATTTACATCAAC GAGAACTACTCAATTTAACACCATTAGATGCTAGCGGTAGACAAATGACTAGACCACGGAGAAGATTTTCATTACGGGAAGGAAATAGAGCTGTTCGTCCTACCGACAGACGTTCAAAAATGATATCTGCTCCCACGAATTTCAACCATATCAGTCACATGGGTCCAGGTAATGGAATACAG ATTCAACGGCTGCTAGATTTGCCTACCACTCTTGAAACCGCTGATCAACAACATAGTGGTCATCACAGTAGTTCTCACCTTCATAGCAGTCAGCAAAGA TTATATGGTCCAGCACTCCAAGCGCCAAGTAAACCAGCACCACTGCCGCCAAGGCATCCTCCTTCTGATACACGACGTCTTAGTTCTCATATATCTAGAAATTCAGGATACTCGCCGCATAATG GTTCGACATCATCACGCAGAGGACCGGCACCCCAACGACCAACTGCTACTCCGCCTTCGTTACCACGTACTCCTGTGGACCAAGTTGATTCGGAGTCTGTGCATCTACGATCGCATACTCCACTTTCTCTTGGTAGCATTGCATCTTTACATGACAAG GAACATACTTCTGGTGGAAGTCCTAGACATTCAATAGCTTCAAACAACAGTTCAAATCCATCGACGCCACCAAGTCCCGCTCACGATCATGGTTCATCTTCGTATGACTCataa